Proteins encoded together in one Camelina sativa cultivar DH55 chromosome 9, Cs, whole genome shotgun sequence window:
- the LOC104713782 gene encoding histone-lysine N-methyltransferase CLF isoform X1 yields the protein MASGASPSSSATRSEPPKESTPEERSPASKEVSAVIESLKKKLAADRCVSIKKRFDENKKNLCGITQSFMRSSMERGGSCKDGNDLLVKRQRDSPGMKSGIDASDGDRNNHRFVDDGHANSAIFQGSSVPVKISLRPIKLPDIKRLSPYTTWVFLDRNQRMTEDQSVVGRRRIYYDQTGGEALICSDSEEEVIDDEEEKREFLEPEDFIIRMTLEQLGLSDSVLEELANLLSRRSSEIKARHGVLMKEKEISESGDNQAESSLLNKDMEGALDSFDNLFCRRCLVFDCRLHGCSQDLIFPAEKPAPWCPPVDENLTCGANCYKTLLKSERIPGYGTTENKTGTSSDCAGTKTTSTKLSSKLSRRKPKTFPSESASSNEKCTPETSDSENGLQQDTNSDKVSSSPKVKGSGRRGGRKRINNRVAERVPRRTQKRQKKTEASDSDSIASGSRSPSDAKLKENEDATSSSQKHVKSGNSGKSKKNGTPAEDSKNSVKDDDPVCQLNEVASELDAPCSDESLRKEEFVGENACRRGLATNKLWRPLEKSLFEKGVEIFGMNSCLIARNLLSGFKSCWEVFQYMTCSENKASFFGEDALNPDGSSKFDINGNMANNQVRRRSRFLRRRGKVRRLKYTWKSAAYHSIRKRITERKDQPCRQFNPCNCKTACGKECSCLLNGTCCEKYCGCPKSCKNRFRGCHCAKSQCRSRQCPCFAADRECDPDVCRNCWVIGGDGTLGVPSQRGDNYECRNMKLLLKQQQRVLLGRSDVSGWGAFLKNSVSKHEYLGEYTGELISHKEADKRGKIYDRENSSFLFNLNDQFVLDAYRKGDKLKFANHSPEPNCYAKVIMVAGDHRVGIFAKERIMAGEELFYDYRYEPDRAPAWAKKPEAPGSKKDEHVTPSVGRPKKLA from the exons ATGGCGTCGGGAGCTTCGCCTTCTTCTTCGGCGACCAGATCGGAGCCACCTAAGGAGTCTACG CCGGAGGAGAGAAGTCCAGCTTCTAAGGAAGTGTCAGCAGTAATAGAATCACTAAAGAAGAAACTTGCAGCTGATCGTTGTGTATCAATTAAG aaaaggTTTGATGAAAACAAGAAGAATTTGTGTGGCATTACTCAAAGCTTTATGAGGTCTTCTATGGAGAGAGGAGGTAGCTGTAAAGATGGTAATGATCTTTTAGTTAAGAGGCAAAGAGATTCGCCTGGTATGAAAAGCGGAATCGATGCTAGTGATGGTGATAGGAATAACCACAGATTCGTTGATGATGGACATGCCAATTCAGCGATATTTCAAGGATCTAGTGTCCCTGTTAAAATTTCCTTACGGCCAATCAAACTACCTGATATCAAACGTTTGTCACCTTATACCACATGGGTTTTCCTGGACAG GAATCAAAGAATGACTGAAGACCAGTCTGTTGTGGGTCGAAGGAGAATTTATTATGATCAAACTGGCGGGGAAGCGCTCATTTGCAGTGATAGTGAAGAGGAGGTGattgatgacgaagaagaaaaaagagaatttttggAGCCTGAAGATTTTATTATTCG CATGACCCTTGAGCAACTAGGTCTTTCAGACTCTGTCTTGGAGGAACTAGCAAATCTCTTGTCCAGACGTTCTAGTGAAATCAAG GCAAGACATGGAGTGCTtatgaaggaaaaagaaatatcCGAGAGTGGAGATAATCAAGCAGAGAGCTCCCTTCTCAACAAAGATATGGAAGGAGCATTAGATTCTTTCGATAACCTGTTCTGCCGTAGATGCCTT GTATTTGATTGCCGGCTGCATGGGTGTTCACAGGATCTTATTTTTCCT GCTGAGAAACCAGCGCCGTGGTGTCCTCCTGTAGATGAAAATCTAACCTGTGGTGCAAACTGCTATAAAACG CTTCTGAAGTCTGAAAGAATTCCGGGATATGGCACCACCGAAAATAAAACTGGCACTTCATCAGATTGTGCGGGTACTAAGACCACATCCACGAAGTTATCCAGCAAACTTAGTAGGAGAAAACCAAAGACCTTCCCAAGTGAAAGTGCATCGTCTAATGAAAAGTGCACACCAGAGACAAGTGACTCAGAGAATGGACTTCAGCAGGATACCAATTCCGATAAAgtttcatcatcaccaaaaGTGAAAGGTAGTGGGAGACGTGGAGGTCGTAAGAGGATTAATAACCGAGTCGCTGAGCGAGTTCCTCGTAGGACTCAGAAGAGGCAAAAGAAGACAGAAGCCTCAGACAGCGATTCCATCGCCAGTGGAAGTCGTTCACCCAGCGATGCAAAActtaaagaaaatgaagatgCTACTTCCTCTTCTCAGAAGCATGTTAAATCTGGGAACTCCGGGAAGTCAAAGAAGAATGGCACCCCTGCAGAAGACTCTAAGAATTCTGTCAAGGATGACGATCCTGTTTGTCAGTTAAATGAGGTTGCTTCTGAGCTTGATGCGCCATGTAGCGATGAAAGTTTACGGAAAGAAGAGTTTGTTGGTGAGAATGCATGTCGAAGAGGATTGGCTACAAACAAGTTGTGGAGACCACTTGAGAAAAGCCTTTTTGAAAAAGGTGTTGagatttttggaatgaataG cTGCTTAATTGCTAGAAACCTTTTGAGTGGTTTCAAGTCATGTTGGGAGGTCTTCCAATACATGACTTGCTCGGAAAATAAAGCTTCCTTCTTTGGAGAGGATGCATTAAACCCCGATGGCTCTTCCAAGTTTGACATCAATGGAAATATG GCAAATAACCAAGTGAGGAGAAGGTCAAGGTTTCTACGTAGACGAGGCAAAGTGCGTCGCTTGAAGTATACATGGAAATCTGCTGCATATCATTCAATTAGGAAAAGAATTACTGAGAGGAAAGACCAGCCATGCCGTCAATTTAATCCATGCAACTGCAAAACTGCTTGTGGGAAGGAATGTTCTTGTTTACTAAACGGGACTTGCTGCGAGAAGTACTGCGG TTGCCCAAAGAGCTGCAAGAATAGGTTTAGAGGTTGTCATTGTGCAAAAAGTCAGTGTCGAAGCCGTCAGTGTCCATGCTTTGCTGCAGATCGGGAATGTGATCCAGATGTTTGTAGGAACTGCTGGGTCAT TGGCGGGGATGGTACGCTCGGGGTGCCAAGTCAAAGAGGCGATAATTATGAGTGCAGGAATATGAAATTGCTCCTGAAACAACAGCAAAGG GTTTTGCTTGGAAGATCTGATGTTTCTGGTTGGGGAGCTTTCTTAAAG AACAGTGTAAGTAAACATGAATACCTTGGGGAATACACAGGAGAGCTGATCTCACATAAAGAAGCAGATAAACGGGGGAAGATATATGATCGCGAGAACTCctcttttctcttcaatctAAACGATCAG TTTGTGCTAGATGCTTACAGGAAAGGAGACAAACTGAAATTTGCCAACCATTCTCCTGAACCAAACTGTTACGCAAAG GTCATTATGGTTGCTGGAGATCACAGGGTGGGGATTTTTGCAAAGGAGAGGATAATGGCTGGAGAAGAACTCTTCTATGATTACCGGTATGAGCCAGATCGAGCTCCTGCTTGGGCCAAAAAACCTGAAGCTCCGGGTTCTAAGAAAGACGAACATGTTACTCCTTCTGTTGGTAGACCCAAGAAGCTTGcttag
- the LOC104713782 gene encoding histone-lysine N-methyltransferase CLF isoform X2: MRSSMERGGSCKDGNDLLVKRQRDSPGMKSGIDASDGDRNNHRFVDDGHANSAIFQGSSVPVKISLRPIKLPDIKRLSPYTTWVFLDRNQRMTEDQSVVGRRRIYYDQTGGEALICSDSEEEVIDDEEEKREFLEPEDFIIRMTLEQLGLSDSVLEELANLLSRRSSEIKARHGVLMKEKEISESGDNQAESSLLNKDMEGALDSFDNLFCRRCLVFDCRLHGCSQDLIFPAEKPAPWCPPVDENLTCGANCYKTLLKSERIPGYGTTENKTGTSSDCAGTKTTSTKLSSKLSRRKPKTFPSESASSNEKCTPETSDSENGLQQDTNSDKVSSSPKVKGSGRRGGRKRINNRVAERVPRRTQKRQKKTEASDSDSIASGSRSPSDAKLKENEDATSSSQKHVKSGNSGKSKKNGTPAEDSKNSVKDDDPVCQLNEVASELDAPCSDESLRKEEFVGENACRRGLATNKLWRPLEKSLFEKGVEIFGMNSCLIARNLLSGFKSCWEVFQYMTCSENKASFFGEDALNPDGSSKFDINGNMANNQVRRRSRFLRRRGKVRRLKYTWKSAAYHSIRKRITERKDQPCRQFNPCNCKTACGKECSCLLNGTCCEKYCGCPKSCKNRFRGCHCAKSQCRSRQCPCFAADRECDPDVCRNCWVIGGDGTLGVPSQRGDNYECRNMKLLLKQQQRVLLGRSDVSGWGAFLKNSVSKHEYLGEYTGELISHKEADKRGKIYDRENSSFLFNLNDQFVLDAYRKGDKLKFANHSPEPNCYAKVIMVAGDHRVGIFAKERIMAGEELFYDYRYEPDRAPAWAKKPEAPGSKKDEHVTPSVGRPKKLA, translated from the exons ATGAGGTCTTCTATGGAGAGAGGAGGTAGCTGTAAAGATGGTAATGATCTTTTAGTTAAGAGGCAAAGAGATTCGCCTGGTATGAAAAGCGGAATCGATGCTAGTGATGGTGATAGGAATAACCACAGATTCGTTGATGATGGACATGCCAATTCAGCGATATTTCAAGGATCTAGTGTCCCTGTTAAAATTTCCTTACGGCCAATCAAACTACCTGATATCAAACGTTTGTCACCTTATACCACATGGGTTTTCCTGGACAG GAATCAAAGAATGACTGAAGACCAGTCTGTTGTGGGTCGAAGGAGAATTTATTATGATCAAACTGGCGGGGAAGCGCTCATTTGCAGTGATAGTGAAGAGGAGGTGattgatgacgaagaagaaaaaagagaatttttggAGCCTGAAGATTTTATTATTCG CATGACCCTTGAGCAACTAGGTCTTTCAGACTCTGTCTTGGAGGAACTAGCAAATCTCTTGTCCAGACGTTCTAGTGAAATCAAG GCAAGACATGGAGTGCTtatgaaggaaaaagaaatatcCGAGAGTGGAGATAATCAAGCAGAGAGCTCCCTTCTCAACAAAGATATGGAAGGAGCATTAGATTCTTTCGATAACCTGTTCTGCCGTAGATGCCTT GTATTTGATTGCCGGCTGCATGGGTGTTCACAGGATCTTATTTTTCCT GCTGAGAAACCAGCGCCGTGGTGTCCTCCTGTAGATGAAAATCTAACCTGTGGTGCAAACTGCTATAAAACG CTTCTGAAGTCTGAAAGAATTCCGGGATATGGCACCACCGAAAATAAAACTGGCACTTCATCAGATTGTGCGGGTACTAAGACCACATCCACGAAGTTATCCAGCAAACTTAGTAGGAGAAAACCAAAGACCTTCCCAAGTGAAAGTGCATCGTCTAATGAAAAGTGCACACCAGAGACAAGTGACTCAGAGAATGGACTTCAGCAGGATACCAATTCCGATAAAgtttcatcatcaccaaaaGTGAAAGGTAGTGGGAGACGTGGAGGTCGTAAGAGGATTAATAACCGAGTCGCTGAGCGAGTTCCTCGTAGGACTCAGAAGAGGCAAAAGAAGACAGAAGCCTCAGACAGCGATTCCATCGCCAGTGGAAGTCGTTCACCCAGCGATGCAAAActtaaagaaaatgaagatgCTACTTCCTCTTCTCAGAAGCATGTTAAATCTGGGAACTCCGGGAAGTCAAAGAAGAATGGCACCCCTGCAGAAGACTCTAAGAATTCTGTCAAGGATGACGATCCTGTTTGTCAGTTAAATGAGGTTGCTTCTGAGCTTGATGCGCCATGTAGCGATGAAAGTTTACGGAAAGAAGAGTTTGTTGGTGAGAATGCATGTCGAAGAGGATTGGCTACAAACAAGTTGTGGAGACCACTTGAGAAAAGCCTTTTTGAAAAAGGTGTTGagatttttggaatgaataG cTGCTTAATTGCTAGAAACCTTTTGAGTGGTTTCAAGTCATGTTGGGAGGTCTTCCAATACATGACTTGCTCGGAAAATAAAGCTTCCTTCTTTGGAGAGGATGCATTAAACCCCGATGGCTCTTCCAAGTTTGACATCAATGGAAATATG GCAAATAACCAAGTGAGGAGAAGGTCAAGGTTTCTACGTAGACGAGGCAAAGTGCGTCGCTTGAAGTATACATGGAAATCTGCTGCATATCATTCAATTAGGAAAAGAATTACTGAGAGGAAAGACCAGCCATGCCGTCAATTTAATCCATGCAACTGCAAAACTGCTTGTGGGAAGGAATGTTCTTGTTTACTAAACGGGACTTGCTGCGAGAAGTACTGCGG TTGCCCAAAGAGCTGCAAGAATAGGTTTAGAGGTTGTCATTGTGCAAAAAGTCAGTGTCGAAGCCGTCAGTGTCCATGCTTTGCTGCAGATCGGGAATGTGATCCAGATGTTTGTAGGAACTGCTGGGTCAT TGGCGGGGATGGTACGCTCGGGGTGCCAAGTCAAAGAGGCGATAATTATGAGTGCAGGAATATGAAATTGCTCCTGAAACAACAGCAAAGG GTTTTGCTTGGAAGATCTGATGTTTCTGGTTGGGGAGCTTTCTTAAAG AACAGTGTAAGTAAACATGAATACCTTGGGGAATACACAGGAGAGCTGATCTCACATAAAGAAGCAGATAAACGGGGGAAGATATATGATCGCGAGAACTCctcttttctcttcaatctAAACGATCAG TTTGTGCTAGATGCTTACAGGAAAGGAGACAAACTGAAATTTGCCAACCATTCTCCTGAACCAAACTGTTACGCAAAG GTCATTATGGTTGCTGGAGATCACAGGGTGGGGATTTTTGCAAAGGAGAGGATAATGGCTGGAGAAGAACTCTTCTATGATTACCGGTATGAGCCAGATCGAGCTCCTGCTTGGGCCAAAAAACCTGAAGCTCCGGGTTCTAAGAAAGACGAACATGTTACTCCTTCTGTTGGTAGACCCAAGAAGCTTGcttag
- the LOC104713782 gene encoding histone-lysine N-methyltransferase CLF isoform X3, which produces MNTDHLIQARHGVLMKEKEISESGDNQAESSLLNKDMEGALDSFDNLFCRRCLVFDCRLHGCSQDLIFPAEKPAPWCPPVDENLTCGANCYKTLLKSERIPGYGTTENKTGTSSDCAGTKTTSTKLSSKLSRRKPKTFPSESASSNEKCTPETSDSENGLQQDTNSDKVSSSPKVKGSGRRGGRKRINNRVAERVPRRTQKRQKKTEASDSDSIASGSRSPSDAKLKENEDATSSSQKHVKSGNSGKSKKNGTPAEDSKNSVKDDDPVCQLNEVASELDAPCSDESLRKEEFVGENACRRGLATNKLWRPLEKSLFEKGVEIFGMNSCLIARNLLSGFKSCWEVFQYMTCSENKASFFGEDALNPDGSSKFDINGNMANNQVRRRSRFLRRRGKVRRLKYTWKSAAYHSIRKRITERKDQPCRQFNPCNCKTACGKECSCLLNGTCCEKYCGCPKSCKNRFRGCHCAKSQCRSRQCPCFAADRECDPDVCRNCWVIGGDGTLGVPSQRGDNYECRNMKLLLKQQQRVLLGRSDVSGWGAFLKNSVSKHEYLGEYTGELISHKEADKRGKIYDRENSSFLFNLNDQFVLDAYRKGDKLKFANHSPEPNCYAKVIMVAGDHRVGIFAKERIMAGEELFYDYRYEPDRAPAWAKKPEAPGSKKDEHVTPSVGRPKKLA; this is translated from the exons ATGAACACCGACCATCTTATACAGGCAAGACATGGAGTGCTtatgaaggaaaaagaaatatcCGAGAGTGGAGATAATCAAGCAGAGAGCTCCCTTCTCAACAAAGATATGGAAGGAGCATTAGATTCTTTCGATAACCTGTTCTGCCGTAGATGCCTT GTATTTGATTGCCGGCTGCATGGGTGTTCACAGGATCTTATTTTTCCT GCTGAGAAACCAGCGCCGTGGTGTCCTCCTGTAGATGAAAATCTAACCTGTGGTGCAAACTGCTATAAAACG CTTCTGAAGTCTGAAAGAATTCCGGGATATGGCACCACCGAAAATAAAACTGGCACTTCATCAGATTGTGCGGGTACTAAGACCACATCCACGAAGTTATCCAGCAAACTTAGTAGGAGAAAACCAAAGACCTTCCCAAGTGAAAGTGCATCGTCTAATGAAAAGTGCACACCAGAGACAAGTGACTCAGAGAATGGACTTCAGCAGGATACCAATTCCGATAAAgtttcatcatcaccaaaaGTGAAAGGTAGTGGGAGACGTGGAGGTCGTAAGAGGATTAATAACCGAGTCGCTGAGCGAGTTCCTCGTAGGACTCAGAAGAGGCAAAAGAAGACAGAAGCCTCAGACAGCGATTCCATCGCCAGTGGAAGTCGTTCACCCAGCGATGCAAAActtaaagaaaatgaagatgCTACTTCCTCTTCTCAGAAGCATGTTAAATCTGGGAACTCCGGGAAGTCAAAGAAGAATGGCACCCCTGCAGAAGACTCTAAGAATTCTGTCAAGGATGACGATCCTGTTTGTCAGTTAAATGAGGTTGCTTCTGAGCTTGATGCGCCATGTAGCGATGAAAGTTTACGGAAAGAAGAGTTTGTTGGTGAGAATGCATGTCGAAGAGGATTGGCTACAAACAAGTTGTGGAGACCACTTGAGAAAAGCCTTTTTGAAAAAGGTGTTGagatttttggaatgaataG cTGCTTAATTGCTAGAAACCTTTTGAGTGGTTTCAAGTCATGTTGGGAGGTCTTCCAATACATGACTTGCTCGGAAAATAAAGCTTCCTTCTTTGGAGAGGATGCATTAAACCCCGATGGCTCTTCCAAGTTTGACATCAATGGAAATATG GCAAATAACCAAGTGAGGAGAAGGTCAAGGTTTCTACGTAGACGAGGCAAAGTGCGTCGCTTGAAGTATACATGGAAATCTGCTGCATATCATTCAATTAGGAAAAGAATTACTGAGAGGAAAGACCAGCCATGCCGTCAATTTAATCCATGCAACTGCAAAACTGCTTGTGGGAAGGAATGTTCTTGTTTACTAAACGGGACTTGCTGCGAGAAGTACTGCGG TTGCCCAAAGAGCTGCAAGAATAGGTTTAGAGGTTGTCATTGTGCAAAAAGTCAGTGTCGAAGCCGTCAGTGTCCATGCTTTGCTGCAGATCGGGAATGTGATCCAGATGTTTGTAGGAACTGCTGGGTCAT TGGCGGGGATGGTACGCTCGGGGTGCCAAGTCAAAGAGGCGATAATTATGAGTGCAGGAATATGAAATTGCTCCTGAAACAACAGCAAAGG GTTTTGCTTGGAAGATCTGATGTTTCTGGTTGGGGAGCTTTCTTAAAG AACAGTGTAAGTAAACATGAATACCTTGGGGAATACACAGGAGAGCTGATCTCACATAAAGAAGCAGATAAACGGGGGAAGATATATGATCGCGAGAACTCctcttttctcttcaatctAAACGATCAG TTTGTGCTAGATGCTTACAGGAAAGGAGACAAACTGAAATTTGCCAACCATTCTCCTGAACCAAACTGTTACGCAAAG GTCATTATGGTTGCTGGAGATCACAGGGTGGGGATTTTTGCAAAGGAGAGGATAATGGCTGGAGAAGAACTCTTCTATGATTACCGGTATGAGCCAGATCGAGCTCCTGCTTGGGCCAAAAAACCTGAAGCTCCGGGTTCTAAGAAAGACGAACATGTTACTCCTTCTGTTGGTAGACCCAAGAAGCTTGcttag